The DNA region GGGCTGGGGGCCGGGAGGAGCGCTGAGAAAGCCGAGGAGCGGGCCAGGGGTGCAAGTCCCTGGCATTTGGGGAGCGAGGCTCCCAGTGGGGAGGAAGGCTGAAGTCCTGGAGGAACAAATCTCCGACAGGGGAGGGTGTCGCTGAGGGGGGGCAGGGCAGCGGGAAGGGGTCGCTCCGAGGCCTCCCGGGGATGGGGGGTGCAGCTCGTCTGAGCGCCCCGCGAGCGCTGGTACTCTGGGCTGCAATGGGGGCGGCAGGTAAGACCTGGGGGTCCGGGCAGGAGCCCCtcggggaggggtggggtggggtgcccAGGAGAGGGATTCAGGCTCCTCTCTTCCCAGCGCACCTCGGACCAGCACCTGACCCTGAGGACTGGTGGAGCTACAAGGATAATCTCCAGGGAAACTTCGTGCCAGGTGCAGCCAGGGCGGGGGACCCAAGAGTCCGCCCCCTTCCCCCAGGCCCCTCTTTCTTCagactcaggagtctgagtccccagccctctcctccccCCAGAGCCTGGaatccctgccccctcctccctccctaagGAGCGAGGCCCAGCCTCTGAACCCCAGCGGCTCACCAAGGGACATTATACATGCGCATTTCAAGTAGTGAGTGGGAGTGAGTGGAAGCCAAGAAAGTGTGGGGGTGGAGAGGACGTGTGTGTTCGCTGGGAGAGACAGTGCCTGGCTCCTGCTGAGAAAGAGAGGCTGGGTGGCCGCTTCCCCGACTCGTCTGGTCCTCCGGCGCAACTCCTCTCCCCACTACATTCACTGTCCAGCTGTGGGACAAGGGAGACTGAGAGAACTACAACTCCCATGGGGCTCTGAGGCAGGCAGGCGGGCAGTGGACGAGTAGGTTGCAGCCTTGAGGCCGGCTGGGAATTGTAGTTCCTTCCACAATGACTACATTAAGATGGGTTGGATCAAGGAGAGGCTTGGAGGTgttgggagtggggtggggggttagGAAACTATCCCAATATTCTTCTAGAACACAGGATTCTGGATTTCAGTACACTTCTCCCTCAAACCCTGGGGTCCAggctccagcctcctccctcagacccaagGATCCAGAGCTGGGCCCACTCAACAGATCCCAGCATGACTCCCAGCTCCTATTTCCAACTCCATTTCCTCCTGTTCCCACTTTTGTCCCCAGGGCCTCCCTTCTGGGGCCTGGTGAACGCAGCCTGGAGTTTGTGTGCCGTGGGGAAGCGGCAGAGCCCCGTGGATGTGGAGTTGAAGAGGGTCCTTTATGATCCCTTTCTGCCCCCGCTGAGGCTCAGCACTGGGGGAGAGAAGGTAAGGGGCCTGAAGGGAGGAATTATGGGATTCCCTGGGGGGGGATGTGAGTGGAGGTCAGGGAAGGGGCTGCTGAGGTGGGCTGTCGGCATTGGGGAAGAAGGAGTACTCGCTGCCTGGAGAGAGGCTCTTTGCACTCTAAACAGGTCACCTGTTCTTCCCTTCCCAAACATGGCTCCTAGTCTTCTCATCTTGGCAAAagcaatgaaaaacagaaagtttCCTGTATAaggcagttttttgtttgtttgtttgtttgggttttttttgttgttgttgttgtttttgttttttggtttttttttttttggtactggggcttgaattcaggggcactcgaacactgagccacatccccatcccttttttgtattttatttagagacagggtctcactgctaGAGCCTCGACGCtggtgctggctttgaactcgcaatcctcctgtctcagcctcccaagccactgggattacaggtgtgcaccaccgtgcccggcttGTATCAGGCAGTTTTAAAAGCTTGACAAGCCCTCTAATCCCATGCAATAagtgctattattatcattttatggatgtagagactgaggcacagagaggtttgGTTACTTGCCTGGGGTCACATAATCAGAGTACCAGCACTGGTATTCAAATCAGGCAGTGTGGTTCCAGCACGGACTCCAGTTTGCACTAGCATTTCTTTTAAGTGCCACAACCATGTTTCACTTAGTTGTGGCAGTCAAAAGACTCAGAGTCACCTTCCCCATGCCACCCCCTCCCTCATTTTCATTTCCAATCTAGTTTTCCCAGCCTCACTGGTACATATTCAGATCTCTTCACTTCTGGCCCCTCCACTCCCAACCAGGCCACATCATCTCCCACCCGATGGTGCCACCTCCTCTTCACCTGCCTACCTCTCTGATTCCTGCAATCCGTTCTCCGCTCCACCACTAAGGATGTTCAAAACACCAGCAGATCCCATCAAGCTCCTATTAGGATAAGATAAGTTGTAACAGCAAACACTTACACAGCACTTACTATGTCTGGCATTCTGCCAAATATACtcagtttatttaaataaaaaaagagggagctgagaatatagctcagttggtagagtgcttgccttgcatgcacaaggccctgggttcgatccccagcatgatccctagcaccaaaaaaacaaaacaaacaaaacaaataaataaaaaaggaaagttccCCATCATTGCCTGCAATGCCCATGTACTGGTGATCTGCTCCCATTACCACTCTCCTCTGTTCACTGGGTTCCATTAAAACAGGGCACCACAGGGCCTTCacactctctcttccctcttcctggacTGCCCTTCTTTCTGCTCTTTCACAAGGAACCCCTGCTTATCCTTCAGGTTTTCATTCATATGTCATCTCCCCAGAGAAGCCTTTCCTGACTCCTCCCTCAATCTAAGCTGGGTTCCCATTACACTTTCTTGAGCTCCTAGTTCCTCCAGCATGATCACAGGATGCAATTAAGTAGTAGCAATTAATTACTTACTTATGTGAGTCACTATTTGTTGTCTCTCATGTCTAGTTGCTCATTGCTCTATTCTTCAcagctcaataaatacttgttaattaAATGAATTCACCAATATTGAGCACTTATCCTGGGCCAGCATGGAGCCTGGAAATGGGTTGGTGCTCACACTACATTCAATGATTAAATGGTTGTCGGAGCTGgacacggtggtgcatgcctgtaatcccagcagctcaggagactgagacaggaggatcatgagttcaaaactagcctcagcaacttaacgaggtcctaagcaactcagtgagaccctgtctctaaataaaagataaaaagggggggctgggatatggctcagtggttaagtgcccctgagttcaatcctaggttcaaaaaaaaaaaaaaaaaggttgtgggACCCAGTAAATGTAGGTGTGGGAAATGTCCCTCTGACAGCTTGTTCCTCTCCCACAGCTCCGGGGAACCCTGTACAATACTGGCCGCCATGTCTCCTTCCTGCCTGCACCCCGGCCTGTAGTCAATGTGTCTGGGGGTCCCCTCCTTTATAGCCACCGACTCAGCGAACTGAGACTCCTGTTTGGAGCTCGAGACGGAGCAGGTTCTGAACACCAGATCAACCATCAGGGCTTCTCTGCTGAGGTGGTGGCCACTGACCTGAACTCTTACCTGTGACCCTCCACCCCACGTCAACTGgattcctctctcctctcccatcctcctccACAAACACTGTCCCACACCCTAAGCCCAACCCCAAAGCCAGAGACCTGGAGTCATCCTCTCCTCCCCTTCTACTGGGGGACCCCCACTCTCTGTGTCCCCCCCAGGTGCAGCTAATTCACTTCAATCAGGAACTCTATGGGAATCTCAGTGCAGCCTCCAGGGGGCCCAATGGCCTGGCCATTCTCAGTCTCTTTGTCAATGTAAGTGGAGGCAAGATGGGCACCTGGAAACCCAGGAAGAGGGAGCTGGAGGCCCAGACTCCTGTGTCCTGGGAGTGGAGGATTTGGGGGGAGTTGGTGGCTTGGGCTTCTGGGTTCCTGCCTCCTCACGTTCTATCCCAACACAGGTGGCGGGTAGCTCAAATCCATTCCTCAGTCGCCTCCTCAACCGGGACACCATCACCCGCATCTCCTACAAGAGTACGTCCCTGGTGTGTTGGGGGACAACACATGTGAGCCTGGGGGGTGCTGTTCAAGAGGGGCACCCCTCTTTATTCTGGCCTGATATTCCCACAGATGATGCCTACTTTCTTCAAGACCTGAGCCTGGAGCTCCTGTTCCCGGAATCCTTTGGCTTCATCACCTACCAGGGATCTCTCAGCACCCCACCCTGCTCTGAGACTGTCACCTGGATCCTCATTGACCGGGCCCTCAATATTACCTCCCTACAGGTGACCCTCTGTCTGcaccctcccctgctccccaggtcTGGGTACTCCATTTACTGTCTAGGTATCCCCCaacccccctttccctccctctcctccttggcTGGTAACTCAAGGAAGTATGAGGGTTAGCTCATCCTTGTGGGTGGATCTGGCTGAGCACAGGCCCCGCCCACCAGCTCCATTCACTGCAgctttcccaccctccctccttggCAGATGCACTCCCTGAGACTCCTGAGCCAGAATCCTCCATCCCAGATCTTCCAGAGCCTCAGCGGTAATGGCCGGCCCCTGCAGCCTTTGGCCCACAGGGCCTTGAGGGGCAACAGGGACCCCCGGCACCCTGAGAGGCGCTGCAGAGGCCCCAACTACCGCCTGCATGGTATGATTCAGTTTATGCCCACTTCACGTCTTGGTCCAAACCGCTCTGTGTCTCCCAGTAGTTCCTCAATATGATACAGCCCCACCCCCATTTGCTGCTTCTGTGTGGTCTAACCTGAgatctcctctccctccttccccccatATGTCCATGTGGTACAGTCCACCTCCCTGCCATAGACTATTGCTGGTCCATGATTTGTCTTTCCTCTTCATCGCTTTGCAACTTGGCATTTAACCCGGCCCCTCTGGCTTCCTTGTGGTACAAGTACCATAGGTACTATTACTGGGATTTTCCAAAATGGTGCGGTCCAGATCCCCTTCCTGTTTCTGTGTGGTACTACCCTAAGCTGTTCAAGCCTGACAGCCTCCCCCCTTACTGAGAATCAACGTGGTACGATCCTTTTCCCTGCCCGCTGTATCCCCATGGTTTAACCCAGTGATCTAGTGGTCGCTTCTTTGGATTCCCAACGTGGTACAATACAGAGCCCTAGACCTCCTTCACGTAGTTCAGCCTAATGCCGATCTGGATTTCACCTTCCTGATGCCTCTCTATGGTTTGATCCCAGATCTGAGCATTTTCCCCAGCTTCTCAACCTGGTACATTCCGGTTCCCCCTTCTCAACCTTCCTGTGGTAGAGTCCTGCTCAGCCCAGCAAACGCCCCCTGTATGCCCCCTGCACCGCCCATCCTAAACCATCACCCCCAACCAGTGTCCTCTCTTGCAGTGGATGGTGCCCCCCATGGTCGCTGAGATTCCCCATCGAAGATTGCGTCCGACCGTCCCAAACCTCCCTAAGAGGGGAGGCAAGTTACCCCAAAACAAATCTATTAAAGGGACAGAATACTTCCTGTTTCTCAGTGGTCTGATTGTAAGCCGCGGTGAGGGAAATAATGGATATTAAAGAACTACGGTCTTCATCCCAAAACCAATCTGCCTCTGCCTAAGCCtctgttatttgttgttttggttttctgcttctcaaaaaaattatttggacaAACGGCTCCTTTAAGAGGcacctctcctcccccacccccatcaggCAGCACGCGCAGAGCCATGTGCTTCCCCCTTCCGCCTGCCTCATTGGCCCGAACTGGGTCACGGTCCCGCCCCTAGCGCCACCTCTCATTGGGCAAATGTAGGTCAGTGTCCCGCCTTCTTCCGAAAGGCAAGGCAACTTCACGCGCTCAGCCCCTCACGCGCCCTCCTGGGCTTTGGAGGATCCGCGGGCTCCATTGGCTGGGCGCCTCAAGGGATCGAGACACGATTGGCCGGTGCTTACAGCCGGAGGGAGGCACGCGGCTGGGGTGCATGGCCAAAGAGGCGGGAGGGGCAGGACGGGGCAGGGCTAGTGCGGGCGGGGGCCCGGAGGAGGGGCGCGCGCCGTGGCGTCGggtgttttggtttggatttttttttccacgaAAGAAGTTTGCCTTGGCCACGCCTCAAGGCGGccgcctcctcctgccccctcctccgcCCCTCGGCGCACACCTCTGGTGCAGATTGCAAAGCGCTTTCCGTTGCGAGAGCTGCAAATTTTGCAAAAGCTAGGCTCGCCCACCTTGTAAGAAGGAGCGCCTGTGTCCCTGGTATCCTCAATTGCAAGAGCTGGTCGCCTGATTTGGTCACCGGCTCATCCAGACTGTATGATCTCCCGGGACCCTCTTGAGTTGCACGTTTCTGCACCAAGGACCGTAATTCCCCTTCGCTCCTAGGATTTGCAGCGTTCTGGATACTGGAGGCTTGCAAGCTACGCTCGCCCAACCTTGGGCAGACACTCGCCCGAACCACAGGAGTGTGCCGGAGGCAGGCCAGTCCTTCGCCTCTCCATGAGCCCATGAACCTGGGGGCAGGTGCCCGGAGATGGCGCGGCCTCTGAGCGACAGGACCCCGGCCCCCCTGCTGCTGGGGGGCCCGGCGGGGGTGCCCCCTGGCGGGGGCGCGCTGCTTGGGCTTCGGAGCCTTCTGCAGGGGACCAGCAAGCCCAAAGAGCCGGCCAGCTGTGAGTTCTAGCCCCCCGTCCCTTAGGGACTaagtgctgggggaggggggatggcTTATAGTAGACACCTTCTATGTGCTGGGTGTCCATATTTCCCACTCTCTAATCAATTACTCAGATGTTCAAGCCTCTAGATCCTCATCGTCCAGGACTCAAAAGTGCAAGCTTTCAATCTGTCCATCGGAGGACCCAGGAATCTAGGTCCCCAGACTCTCCAATTTGGCCTGGGTGTCTGGACCCATGGGGTCCAGAGAGAAGGGGGTGTGTGTTGGATGCTCACACGGTGGTGACACGGGCTTGGGCGGGGCCTCACGGGGTCACATGGAATGTAGGGATGAGGAATGTGCCTGAGGAATAGAGCCCCCTTCCTGCCCCTTATGGATtgtgggggaagggagaaaggggtaCACTGCGCAGGGGATGGGGGAATTTCAGAGGAATTACAaagctgtcatttttttctctcacctgCCCAACCCTCCACCTACCCTGGACCTGGCCCCCCTCTTTCTGAACTTACGTCCCTCTTTGCTGAATCgctgtctttctgtttctctatccTTTCTCGGGCCTCTGTGTATCTTTCTGGGTCCCTACCCACCCCCGTTCTTTCCCTTTCGGTCTCTCTCCTCCTTTGTatctctgtcctctcctctctctgggtTTTTGCCCTCTTTCTCCTGTATCTTTCCTTCAACTCTTGTCTCTCTTTGGATCTCTGCCGTGTGGGTCTCCCATAAACTCCCTCTTTCTGACTTGGGGGTCCCTTCCCACCTCTTTCTCCACCCACCTCTATCCCGCTCCGTGTTTCCCTGACCCGCAGGTCTCCTGAAGGAAAAGGAGCGCAAGGCGGCTCCGCCCGCAACTACCGTCCCAGGGCCCGGCCTGGAGACTGCGGGCCCGGTAGATGCCCCAGCTGGGTCGACAGGGGGCGGCGGGTCCCCGCGGGGGCGGCCGGCGGCGGCGGTGCCTGGCCCGGGTCTGTTGGCGCCGCTGCTGTGGGAGCGCACGCTGCCTTTCGGGGACGTGGAGTACGTGGACCTGGACGCCTTCCTGCTGGAGCACGGGCTCCCGCCCAGCCCGCCGCCCCCGGGTGGCCCGTCGCCGGCGCCGTCGCCCGCGCGCACGCCCGCACCTTCCCCGGGGCCGGGGTCCTGCGGCTCGGCCTCCCCTCGCTCTTCGCCTGGGCACGCCCCCGCCCGGGCTGCCTTGGGGGCCGCCGGCGGCCACCGCGCAGGTGCGGCTAAAGGGGCGGGGCTCGGGCCCCCAGGGGGCGGGGCCGTGCGGCGCTCTGAGCTGGGGCTGTGGTCCCGAACACTGTGTCCTCTTGTGGAGAAGGG from Urocitellus parryii isolate mUroPar1 chromosome 15, mUroPar1.hap1, whole genome shotgun sequence includes:
- the Ca11 gene encoding carbonic anhydrase-related protein 11; translation: MGGAARLSAPRALVLWAAMGAAAHLGPAPDPEDWWSYKDNLQGNFVPGPPFWGLVNAAWSLCAVGKRQSPVDVELKRVLYDPFLPPLRLSTGGEKLRGTLYNTGRHVSFLPAPRPVVNVSGGPLLYSHRLSELRLLFGARDGAGSEHQINHQGFSAEVQLIHFNQELYGNLSAASRGPNGLAILSLFVNVAGSSNPFLSRLLNRDTITRISYKNDAYFLQDLSLELLFPESFGFITYQGSLSTPPCSETVTWILIDRALNITSLQMHSLRLLSQNPPSQIFQSLSGNGRPLQPLAHRALRGNRDPRHPERRCRGPNYRLHVDGAPHGR
- the Dbp gene encoding D site-binding protein isoform X1; its protein translation is MARPLSDRTPAPLLLGGPAGVPPGGGALLGLRSLLQGTSKPKEPASCLLKEKERKAAPPATTVPGPGLETAGPVDAPAGSTGGGGSPRGRPAAAVPGPGLLAPLLWERTLPFGDVEYVDLDAFLLEHGLPPSPPPPGGPSPAPSPARTPAPSPGPGSCGSASPRSSPGHAPARAALGAAGGHRAGLTSRDTPSPVDPDTVEVLMTFEPDPADLALSSIPGHETFDPRRHRFSEEELKPQPIMKKARKIQVPEEQKDEKYWSRRYKNNEAAKRSRDARRLKENQISVRAAFLEKENALLRQEVVSVRQELSHYRAVLSRYQAQHGAL